The genomic region TAGCCGAACAAAAAGATTGTTTAGGAGTTAAAAAAAGTCAGTGAAAGGCTTTAAGACCAAGCTAGACTTAAATAACCGACAACGAACGCTGATGGCGAAACATGCAGGAGTCGCTCGACACGCTTGGAATTGGGGACTGGCTACCTGTAAGAAAATATTAGAAACCGGAGGTAAACTCCCGAGTGCCATAGACTTACACAAAAGATTAGTCGCCGAGGTAAAAAGTCGGAATCCTTGGTACTATGAAGTCTCCAAATGTAGCCCTCAAGAAGCGTTGCGTCACCTCAATAAAGCGTTTAAGCGAGTTGGGCAAGTCAAAGGAACAGGTTTCCCCAAGTTTAAAAAAAAGAATGTCAAAGATAGTTTTTACCTGGAAGGAAGCATTAAAATTTCCGGTGATTGGGTAAAGCTACCTCGGATCGGTTGGGTAAAAAGCCACGAACAGTTACCGCCAGTCTATCCCAAAAACGTCACCATAAGTAAACGAGCAGGGGACTGGTATATTGCCTTCAAAATTGATTTTGAACCATCCCCCCAACCCCCCTTTGAAAGGGGGGCGAAGGGGGATAGGGAGCGGATTGGGGTAGATGTAGGAATTAAAAGGCCACCCTGAGCGATGGTAAAATCTATCCCAATCCGAAAGCTTATCGTCAGGCCAAGAAAAAACTGGCCAAACTCCAGAAAGAACTAAGCCGCCGTCAAAAAGGAGGTAAAAACCGAGAAAAAACTAAAGTCAAATTAGCTAAGGCCCACCGACGCATCGCGGATATTAGAGCCGACCATTTACACAAGTTAACAACTTACTTAGCCAAGAACCACGGCGAAGTAAAAATTGAAGACTTAAATGTGTCAGGGATGCTCAAAAATCACAAGCTGGCTGGTGCGATTGCGGATGGTGGGTTTTATGAGTTCCGTCGTCAACTTGAGTATAAATGCGAGTGGTATGGGAGCAAATTAACATTGATTGACCCGTGGTATCCCAGTTCGCAGATCTGTTCTAACTGCGGACACCAACAAAAAATGCCACTGGACCGAAGACAGTATGATTGTCCGAACTGTCACGCCTCCATAGATCGTGACTTAAATGCGGCAATTAATCTAGAAAACGCGGAGAGCTCAGCCGTGTAAGCAAGCGTGATGGAAAGGTCTTGGAAGATCCAAGCTAGGAACTAAACATCAAATGATTAAGTTTGAGTAAGTTTTAGAGAGCGGTTAGAGTAAACTACCTTTGAACTCGACTGAACTTGACCGCAGCCGAAGGGCAGCGCGATCGCGATCGCCGGGCCAACCGATCGACACCCAACGCAACACCCCTCTAAATTGGGGAGCAGGTCGAACCCAGCGCGTTTCCATCCATCAAACGAAAAACCTCATTTAAAATCTAAAATCGGGCTTGAGGAGTACCTAGGAGGAGTCAAGAGAATGATCGGCTACAGCACCACAGCGCAACCGTCGATGCTCAATCTGGCGAGGGAGGGAAATTTTCGGGCGATCGCCTATTTAATCAACAGTTATTTAGCTCCTCAAGGCATTTACGCCCGGGTTCAGCCCGTCAATGGCGGCTGTCTGCCCATTCGCTTGGAATTTCAAACCCTCCCCGACCGCCAGGATCTGTACGTGCAACTGCGCGAAAGCCTGATTAAATTTATTTGCCATCACATCTGGCGGCTCAACTCCGAGGCGATCGACGGGGTTCGGATCGTGGCCACCTGGGCCAATCCCTTAGCCCGAGAACAGCCCAATATTTTATGGAATCAATCGATTCGGATCGTCACCCCCGCCAACCAGCAACGACGGCTTAAATATCTCAAATACTTGCAAGCCGGAGTGAAAAAAGCCGCCGAATGGTTGAATTTCAAGCTGTTGCGGGTCTGCTTGCTCGCCGGAGGGGTAGCGGTGGCGTCCTTCGCGATCGGGTTTGCCCTCAGTTACGCCGACCTCCGCCACAAAGCCTTAGACCACTCTTCCTCCTCCGGCGATCGAGCCGCGAACGAATCCGGGCGACCGATGACGGTAAGCGCCGCGTTAGAAACGATTCCGGTCACCCGACACGATGCGGTACTCGACCCGACCGATCCGACGGTGACCCTGATGTTTGGCGGCGACGTGACTCTCAGCGACGGGTTTGAAGATCTGATCGGGAACGATTATGCTTGGGGCTTCGACCAAATGCCGGAATACCGCGATGCGGATGTGGCGATGGTTAATTTAGAAGGAACGCTGACGAAAGCGGACACGATCCGCCCGAAAGCGTTCAATTTTAAAAGCGATCCGGCAATGGTGGAAGTACTCGAACACGGCGGCGTCGATCTGGTCAATTTGGCGAACAACCACGCGATGGACTACAACGGGCCGGGATTGCAAGAAACCCTAGAGACCTTGGCGGGGGCGGGCATTCACGCGGTCGGTGCGGGGATGAACCTGACCGAAGCCCGACGACCGAAGATCGTGGAAGTGAAGGGTCAGCGTATTGCTTATTTCGGCTACTATACGGGAGATTTTCACGCGGCAGTGGGGGAAACGCCGGGGACGAATCGGGGGTTGAAGGAACGGATTGCGGAAGATCTGCAGGCGGTTCGCGATGAGGTGGAATGGATTGTGGTGAATTTCCATTGGGGGGTGGAGTTGGCGAATTATCCGGATGTCTGGCAAACTCAGCTCGCCCGTTACACGATCGATCGAGGGGCCGACGCGATCGTCGGACACCATCCCCACGTGTTGCAAGGGGCGGAGATTTACAAGGATCGTCCGATCGCCTATTCGTTAGGGAATTTTATTTTTGGGGGCAATGCGCGCAGCGATTACGATACGGCAGTATTGAAGATTGCCCTGCGCGAGGGTCAAATGAAGGTGGAATTTCTGCCCGTGGAGGTTCAGAAGTACCAACCGCGCGTCGTCACCGGGGAACGCAGCGATCGCATTCTCCAACAGATCGAAATGCTCTCCGGGAGTTTCGAGCAACCGATGGTTTCGCCGATGATTCTCGAAGGGCGCCACGGCACTACGACGGCGGCGGCGAGTCCGGTGCAGGAGTCGGCAGCACCGAAGTCAGAAGAGGAGGTCGCGGGCGAAGCCCCGGGCGATCGCACAGCGTCTTTGGAGGAAAATCCCCCGTCGGAAGCCGGACGAGCCGAGGGGGAAAGCTTCGACGTGTCGCCGTTTACGGCGGCAAGCGAGGCTGAGGAACTGACGGCGGCGGGCGATCGCCCCTCCGACCGGGAAGCCGCAGAAGCCTCCGGGCGCGGCTCTCAAGCCGGGTTGGTCGTCGCTACGGCTTTGGCGGTGGGCGCCCTCGGCGTGACCACCACTGCGATTCGGCAGAAAAAAATCGAACCGTCTGCTTTCGCGAAAACCAACGGCAGAAGTTAGTAGCATTACCGGACGCAAGGGCTACGGTCTACGGGTTAGGGACATACCGAACGAGGACAAAGGACAAAAAGTGTTTGCGATCGCAGTTGAACAACAACAGTACAAAACCTACATTCTCTCCGACCAAGCCACCCCGTCTCGGCTTGAAGTCGTTCCCGAACGCGGCGGGATAATTACGCGCTGGCAATATTGCGGTCACGACCTGCTCTATTTAGATACCGGACGTTTTGCCAATCCCAACCTCAGCGTTCGCGGCGGTATTCCCATTTTGTTTCCCATCTGCGGCAACCTTCCCAACGATACCTATACCTATCGCGGTCGAGAATACCAACTCAAACAACACGGCTTCGCCCGCGATTTGCCCTGGCGGGTGAGCGATCGCAACACCCAGGAAGGGGTCAGCATTACCCTGATTCTCGAAAGTAACGACTTGACCCGCAGCCTCTACCCGTTTGACTTCGAGTTGGCCTTTACCTACACTCTCAAAGGCAACATCCTCGAAATCGACCAACGCTATACCAATCGCTCCGAGGAAACAATGCCCTTCGCCACGGGCCTGCATCCTTATTTTTGGACGGCGGACAAAAGCCAGCTCCAATTTAAAATTCCGGCGGTTCAATTCTACGACCAAACCACCCATCGCAAACATCCGTTTACCGGAACGTTCGATTTCGATCGCCCGGAAATCGATGCGGCGTTTACAAAAGTCACCGGACTGGCGGCGACGGTACGCGATCGCCAGCGCCAACTGCAAGTCAGAATGTTGTACAAAGCCAGTTACTCGAATTTGGTGTTTTGGACGATCGAGGGCAAAGAGTTTTACTGTCTCGAACCGTGGAGTTCCCCCCGCAATGCCCTCAATACAGGTCAGCACCTCATCCGTCTGGCCCCGGGAGACAAGTGGGAGACCCAAGTTCGCTTGAGTGTCGATTTTTTTTGAAAAAGGTATTGCGTTCTCAAAAAGCTCGTGCTAACCTAGCTAAGGTGCGTCGGAAACGAGAAACGCGCGGGTCGCTAACTCAACGGTAGAGTACTCGGCTTTTAACCGATTAGTTCCGGGTTCGAATCCCGGGCGACCCATTTACCACCGGAAGGTCAACATTTTTCCCCGCTCGCGGGCAATCTCGGAAAGATCTTCCGTTCTCCTTTAGGGAGTTGGAGGGATGACCTTCCATTGATTTTGCCGTTAGCAAACATCAAATCCATTCCAGATTGTCAATATTTGACGGACAAATTGAGTACCCTCGTCGATCGCCAAAGGCGATCGCGCGATGATTTTTAGTTCCCTCGTTTCGTCGATTTCTCAAGTGGAATAAACGACAACTCGCCGTTACGATCGCCCTCATGTACCCCAGTCGCGATCGTGCCGTCCGTCTAAATTTCGACAACCGATCGGCTATGGCGATCGCCCTCGAAACCGTAAAACCTTAAAATTTCTGCTTTGTAGAGATCGTTCGCCATCAAGCGAAATTTGTCGAAAATTTGGGGTCTAAAACCCCGTCGTCCTACGACGGCTTTCTAGTATAATCAAATGAAACCGAAAATCAGATGTGTAGTCGTGACATGCAAACTGACTGTTGTCAAAAGGCTAGTGTCACCAACTCTATAGGAGTTGCCCCACTACCTCAATGCCCTCTAAGAAAGAATACGGCATAGGTGGGAGATCGAAACAAGAATTGAGTAGGGTAAGGGCATACCCGAATTTACGCTTGGGGAGTAGTCCATCAGAGTGCTTGCTGTAAAAGGTGTAGTCGGACTAGACATGAAACTGTAAGACCGAGACTGGCATGGCTAGTGGAGGCAGGATTCAGCCCAAGAATCCTCGCGACTTTAGTCCGGGGACTGTCAGAGTGTCAACTTAAGATGGTCTGTAACGATTAAGATTGACTAAAAGCGAGTCTCTCGCAAAATACAAAATTAGGAGGAAAAATCTATGGCTCTCGTTCCAATGCGGCTTCTGCTCGATCACGCAGCAGAAAATGGTTATGGCATCCCCGCTTATAACGTCAACAACATGGAGCAGATCCTCGCGATCATGCGCGCGGCTGACGAAACCAACAGCCCCGTGATCCTGCAAGCGTCTCGCGGCGCTCGCTCCTACGCTGGCGAACACTTCCTGCGTCACTTGGTGCAAGCCGCAGTGGAAAGCTATCCCCACCTGCCGATCGCCTTACACCAAGACCACGGTAACGCTCCCTCCACCTGCTATTCCGCCATCCGTCACGGCTTCACCAGCGTGATGATGGACGGTTCTCTCGAAGCCGACGCCAAAACTCCCGCCAGCTTCGATTACAACGTTGCGGTGACCGCCGAAGTCGTTAAAGTCGCCCATGCCGTCGGCGCCAGTGTTGAAGGCGAACTCGGTTGCTTGGGTTCTCTCGAAACCGGAAAAGGTGATAAAGAAGACGGTCACGGGTTTGAAGGAACCCTCAGCAAAGAGCAGTTGTTAACCGACCCCGACGAAGCCGTTCAATTCGTAGAAGCGACTCAAGTCGATGCGCTCGCCGTCGCGATCGGAACCAGCCACGGCGCTTACAAATTCACCCGCAAACCGACGGGCGAAATCCTCGCCATCAGCCGGATCGAAGAAATTCACAACCGCCTGCCCAACACCCACTTGGTCATGCACGGTTCTTCCTCCGTGCCCCAAGATCTGCTCGAAATGATCAACCAGTACGGCGGTAGTATTCCCGAGACCTACGGCGTACCGATCGAAGAAATCCAAAAAGGCATCAAGAGCGGCGTTCGCAAAGTCAATATCGACACCGACAACCGCTTGGCGATCACGGCGGCGATTCGCGAAGCGGCGGCTAAAGATCCGTCGAACTTCGACCCCCGCCACTTCATGAAACCGTCGATGAAGTACATGCAAAAAGTGTGCGCCGAGCGTTACGAAGCCTTTGGCTGCTCGGGTAACGGCACCAAAGTCAAGCAAGTTGGCTTGGATGAGTTTGCTGCCAAATATGCGAAAGGCGAATTGACTGCGGTGACCAAAGAAACTGCCGCCGCCAAATAAGCGAATTGTAGTTCGACTGACGCGCACTGAGCGAATCGTCGAACTCGTCTCTAAAAGTGTTTTGACTTTGGGTAGCTTAACCGCTACCCGATTTTTTTTGGCGGGGTGACCGTGGATGCGATCGCCCCGAGCCGCGATCGGGTTTTAAAAAATTTACAAGTCTTTACTGAGATCGATTGACAAATGCGATCGCCCGGCTCCTTTATTGTCAGTAAAAATACATAATTGACAGGGGGCAGCTCCGCCTACAACCCGACCGTAATTCTACTCCAATCGCCCTTGAAAGGCGATCGCGTTCGAGTCACACCACAGCACGCCGAACGATACTGCATCATTACAACTGCACAAATCTATTTCTGTTTGAGGGCGATCGCGCCATGTCCGTAAAACTTCGTAATCCCCTTTCTTACCCTGTTAAAACTTAATCAATCTTACTCTCTAGATGAAGATTTCAAAAAGCTTTAGCTCGAACGTGGACAGCTTGCCGACAGGATTAATAGAGTAGATTAGAGGACTTCTATAAAACAGTAAGTACATTTTTCATCTTTAAGGAGGTGTTCGCCCAATTGCAACGCAATGTTTACATTTACCATTGACGAGTTCGCTGGCCCTGCACGCCAGCCAACACTATCTCAACGTGAAAGCTCGATCTCAATGGAGTGCAACCACAATGACACATTTGTTTGATGTTATCCAGCGTGCCGATAGGGTTGACTCAAAAAAATCATGTTCAGACCTCTAAAACAAGTCGCTCTAGCCTTTTCGGCACTTGGATGCTTTAGCATCTACACCGCAAGTGCCGCACCTGCCGCTTCTGCATTTACTTTTTTTGAAGACGGCAGCATCGGTATCGACCAGAGCGACCAATCAAAAAGCTTTACCGTCAATTTCGACGGAAATTGGGAAGGGCAGGATGTTGCGGGTCTGTCTTCGGAGGCTGTCTTTACGTTTCTCGGCTTTTCTAGCGTCGAGAACGACAGTAAGACAATTACGGAGGCCAGATTTGAAATTCTGCTCGACAATACCTCCAGTGACAGTCTTAATTCTCGCAGTTCCGCCTTGGGGTTTGACGTCACCGACTTTCTGGGAGAGTCTTTAGACTTGCTGTTTGCCAGCAGTTCCGGAAACTCTTCGCAAGGACGTAGAGGCGGGTCGAGTTCGGAAACTCCTTCTAATCTGGGGGTTACCCGATCGAGTGGGTTATTCAGTGAGGCTACAAGCGGATCGTTCCCCAATCAATTCGGTGCGGTTGACGTTTGTTTCACCGACGGGAATAAGTGTCAGGGGGCGGGAAATGGGGGCGTTTACCGGGATGACGAACCGGAGACTTTCGAGGCGACCCTCGCTTTGTCCGGTGAAGTCGAAAGTTTCGTGATGAGTAATTTCGGTATTCGCTATCAAAGTATTGATGGAGAAGATGGCGATCGCTCGTTCATCGGGGCGAGTGGAACCGGAACGGGAACGGTGATTCCACCCAGTTCGGACAATCCGAAAAAGGTTCCCGAACCGACAATGACCTTCGCTTTACTCTTATTAGGAGGCAATCTTCTGCGACAAAGTAGAAAAAGACAACCCGAACTTGTGGGGAAGAGTGGCTAGACCGAGCCCGTGCTGGAGAAAGATCGTGTTTCTTCTGGCATTGAGCTGTTAGCCCCCCACTCACGGGGGGTTTTTTGCGTGGGAGGGGAGTGCGATCGCAAAACCGCCGCCTTCGATGAGTTGAGAAGGGGCGGTTTTTGGGTGGAGATCGCCATCGGCGAGACAAGGGAGCGAAACAAGAAGGAGAAATGGACTCAAACTGAAAAGTGGCTAATCGGCGGTTTTCTCGGACAAGACGGCCCAGGGGGTCGGGGAAAGAGGAGAGCCGGGTTTGGCTTGGGAAAGGTGGAAAGCGAACAGTAGGGGAAATAAGCCGAATGCGAAAGCGGTGAGGACGCTGGTAAAGACGAGTAGCACGGGATTGGGTCGATCGCCCCGTTCGATCGAGACCGGGTTGGGGAGGGGTTCGCGATCGCGAGGATCCGCTAACAGATCGAGAGTGACTTGAGTTTTGCGAACTTTGACGAATTGATGTGCTTTAATTTCGCGCAGGGCGTCGAGAACTTCGCGATCGCCGTAGGGTTTCTCGCGATATTCGGCGGTCCAGGCTTGAAAATCTTGTAAATCCAGGGTTACCCTGCCGTCATGGTGAGGGCGCGATCGAATCCAATGATAGAGTAGGGCGGCACGGGGGCTGAGTTTCGTCTCTAACATGGCTGATTCTCCTCCGTTCGATCGATACGAGGACGCCGATCGCTCGCGGTCTTGCTCCTCCCAGGGGGCTAGCCCGACAATCCTCGATATTTCAGGATGATTGTAACACCAGTTACAATTCCCTCGTACTTTTTGTGCATATTGTCTTTAGCTTCGACCGCTCGATAAGATAGAAGATCGCAAAATCCCCCAGTCGTGCTTTGGGTTGCTTGCAGGAGCGATCGCGGCGACGGGGACAGTCGTGGGAACCGATGACGTGGCCAAACAAAGACTCGATACATTATTAGTCGAACTCAACTTATGTTCGTCGCGGCAATTGGCCCAGCGATCGATCCGGGCGGGAGAAGTGATGGTCGATCGCCAAATCGTAGACAAACCGGGGACGCCGATCGCCGCCGGAGCCAAAATCGAAGTCAAAGCCCGAGCGCGTTTCGTCTCGCGGGGGGGCGAAAAACTCGCCAAAGCCTTAGAATACTTTGCGATCGACGTCGGCGATCGCGTCTGTCTCGACGGGGGCATCTCCACGGGAGGGTTTACCGACTGCCTGCTGCAAGCGGGGGCGAAGTGCGTCTACGGGATCGACGTTGGTTACGGACAACTCGACTGGGGGCTGAGAACCGATCCTCGGGTCGTCGTCAAAGAACGAACCAACCTGCGCTACCTGACCCCCGCCGATCTCTACACAGACGGCGCCGAGCGCGCCGATTTTGGGGTAGCCGACCTCAACCACATCTCCTTAACCAAAGTCCTCAGCGCGCTGTGGGATTTGCTCGTAGCGCCCCGGGAGCTAGTTTTACTCGTCAAACCGCAGTTTGAAGTGGGGCGATCGCGCGTCGGAAAAAAAGGAGTCGTGCGCGATCCCGACGCCCAAGCCGACGCCATCTGTCAAGTCGCCGAAGCCGCGCGGGAATGGGGATGGCGCGATCGCGGACTCACCTGGTCGCCGATTACGGGAGCGGCGGGCAATATCGAATACTTGCTGTGGCTCAGTACCGAGGGGGACGCCCCCGCCCGCGATCGCGCCGCCGTCGGCGAGCTCACCGCCCAAGCCCACCGAGAACTGCAATAAGGCGATCGTGGCAATTCTGAGGGCGATCGGCGGACGGGGACACCACTCCACCGAGGCGATCGCCCCTTACCCCTGCGACTCTTGACCGAGAACCGTACAATAAAGTCTGGTTAACCTGGAATTCACACAGAAGGTAGAAGTATGGCATCCATCCGGGAGATACACAAACAACTTATTAAAAAAGAGCGTTCCGCCGTCGAAATTACCAAAGAAACCCTCGAACGGATCGAAGCTTTAGAACCCAAACTGCACAGTTTCCTCACCATCACCGCCGATGGAGCCTTGGCACAAGCTCGCCAGGTGGATGCCAAAATTGCTGCCGGAGAAGACATCGGACTGCTCGAAGGCATTCCGATCGCCGTCAAAGACAACCTCTGCACCGAAGGCATTCGCACCACTTGCGGCTCTAAAATCCTCGAAAACTACATTCCCCCTTACGAATCCACCGTCACCCAAAAACTGCGCGACGCCGGGGCCGTGGTCGTCGGCAAAACCAACCTCGACGAATTCGCGATGGGCAGTTCCACCGAAAACTCGGCCTTCGGACTGACCGCCAACCCTTGGGACCTCGATCGCGTGCCCGGAGGCTCCTCCGGAGGCTCCGCCGCCGCCGTCGCCGCCGAAGAATGCACCGTCGCCCTCGGTTCCGATACCGGGGGTTCCATTCGCCAACCCGCCTCCTTCTGTGGCGTCGTCGGGATGAAACCGACCTACGGACTCGTCTCCCGTTACGGCTTAGTCGCCTACGCCTCTTCCCTCGACCAAATCGGGCCGTTCGGTCGCACCGTCGAAGATGCGGCCACCTTACTCCAACATATCGCCGGATACGATCGCAAAGACGCCACCAGCTTAAATGTCTCGATTCCGGACTATCTCAAATCGGTCAAACCGAACTTAAAACCGAAAGGACAACGGCGGATCGGGATTATCAAAGAAACCTTTGGCGAAGGCTTAGATCCCCAAGTCGAACGGGCCGTGACCGCTTCGATGGAATTGCTGCAAGAATTGGGCGCCGAAATTCAAGTGGTTTCGTGTCCCCGTTTCCGCTACGGCTTGCCGACTTACTACATCCTGGCCCCGTCGGAAGCGTCGGCGAACTTGGCCAGATACGATGGGGTTAAATACGGATTTCGGGCGGAAAATGCCGAAAATCTCGGCGAGATGTACGCCAAAACCCGCGCCCAAGGCTTTGGGGCAGAGGTCAAACGCCGGATCGCGATCGGCACCTACGCCCTGTCTGCGGGTTATTACGACGCTTACTATCTCAAAGCGCAGAAAGTCCGCACCTTAATTAAAGAAGACTTCGATCGCGCCTTCGCGCAAGTGGACGTGTTGGTTTGTCCGACAGCCCCGACCACGGCAATTAAAGCGGGAGAAAAGACCGACGATCCTTTGAGCATGTACCTGTTAGACTTGATGACAATTCCGGTGAACCTGGCGGGACTGCCCGCGATTAGCTTGCCCTGCGGCTTCGACGATAAGGGTTTGCCGATCGGAATGCAGTTGATCGGTAATGTCTTGCGCGAAGATTTGTTGTTTGAAGTGGCGTATGCTTACGAACAAGCAACCGAGTGGCACTTACGCAAACCGACTCAAGTTTGAGGAACCTGTTTGCCCGAATGGGGATAACGAGACCCCGGGGGACGGGAGAGAGGGTTGAGGGAGTGTCTGTTGCGTGGGCGAACTGGACTCCCGCGTCCCGATTCTCGATCCCCGATCGCCGATCGCAAGGAGTGGGAGATGAAGAGTTTGGCTTGGCTGGCGAGTAGTTGGAAGTGGCCGATCGCGATCGCGCTGATGGGGGCGATCGCCTACGGTGGGATCTGTCTGTATTTGTTCGCCCGACAGAATCGCTTTATTTTCTTTCCGACGAGGGCAATCCATACCTCTCCCGCCGATTACGGTGTCGCTTACGAAGATATTTGGCTCGACATTCCGGATAACAGGAAAGGCGAACGGATTCACGGTTGGTGGCTGCCCCATCCCGAGGGAGAACGCCCGACGGGAGTGTTGCTGTATTTACACGGCAATGGGAGTAATGTCGGCGCCAATTTAGAAGCGGCTTTGCGCTTTCGTGAATTTGGGTTTTCGGTGTTGTTGGTGGACTATCGCGGTTACGGGCGATCGCAGGGGGATTTCCCCACGGAAACCAGCGTTTACCGCGACGCCGAACGGGCGTGGGATTACTTGACCCGGGAACGGGGGATCCAACCGGGAGAGATCTTTATTTACGGACATTCCCTCGGTGGGGCCGTGGCGATCGATTTAGCGGCCCGAAACCCCAATGCTGCCGGGGCGATCGTCGAAGCCAGCTTTACCTCGATGCGGGATATGGTCGATTATCAATATCCTTTCTTTCAAGTGTTCCCCGTCGATTTCCTACTCACCCACGAATTCGACTCCCTGAGCAAAGTTCGCACCCTGAACATGCCGATTTTGTTCGTTCACGGCGCCCGAGATGCGGTCGTCCCCGCCTCGATGAGTGCGCGACTGTACGATGCTGCCCCCGAACCCAAACGGCTGTTAATGATTCCCGAAGCCGATCACCACAACATCGGCGCGATCGCCCGAGAACGCTATTTTAAGGCGATGGAAGACTTAGTCGCCATCACGAATCCGTTAGAAGCCAAAAATCCCTAGGGCAGGTCTCTTTTAATTTTGCTCGGCAACAATTTTTCCCGTCCGAAAGTCTGTGGGGCGGGCAACACGAGCGCTACAATCCAATTTCAACTCCCGATTTCCTCAATGGAAAATCGAACGTCGAAAATCTAAAATTTGAACTCTAAAATCCCAACAAATCCTATGTCTTTTGTCGGACTTCACATCCATACCGATTACAGCTTACTCGACGGTGCCAGTCAAATTCCCCAAATGATCGATCGCGCCGTCGAATTGGGAATGCCCGCGATCGCCCTCACGGACCACGGCGTCATGTACGGGGCGATCGAACTGATTAAAACCTGCCGAACCAAAGGGATCAAACCCATTATCGGCAACGAAATGTATGTCATTAACGAACCCCTCAACACCACCAAACGTCCGCGCAAATATCATCAAGTCGTTCTCGCTAAAAATAGCCAAGGCTATAAAAACCTCGTCAAACTCACAAGTATTTCACATTTGGAAGGTGTCCACGGAAACGGTATTTTTGCTCGTCCTTGTATCAACAAAGAACTTCTCGAACAATATCACGAAGGATTGATCGTCACCAGTGCCTGTTTGGGGGGTGAAATTCCGCAAGCGATCTTACAAGGTAAACCCGAAGTCGCCCGTAAAGTCGCCCAATGGTACAAAGATTTATTCGGCGACGATTACTATTTAGAAATTCAAGATCACGGATCCCCCGAAGACCGGATTGTTAACGTCGAAATCGTTAAAATTGCGCGAGAACTCGATATTAAAATCGTCGCGACCAACGACTCCCATTTTATTTCTTGTAAAGACGTCGAAGCCCACGATGCTTTATTGTGCATTCAAACGGGCAAGCAAATTATCGAAGAAAAACGCATGAGATATTCGGGGACGGAATATCTCAAATCCGCCGAAGAAATGGCGAAATTATTTAGAGATCATTTACCCGACGATATCATCCAGGAGGCGATCGCCACTACCTTAGAAGTCGCCGATAAAGTCGAACCCTACAAAGATATTTTACGCGAACCGCGCAGCCCTAACTTTCCGATTCCAAACGGTTACACCGCCGAAACTTACGTCGAGGAACTTTCCTGGAAAGGATTAGAAGATCGTTTAAATATCAAAAGCCGCGAAGAAATTCCCCAAGAGTATCAAGAACGGCTGAAATACGAGCTAAAAATGCTCCAACAGATGGGATTTTCCATGTATTTTCTCGTCGTTTGGGACTATATTAAATTCGCGCGCGATCGTAACATTCCCGTCGGACCCGGTCGCGGTTCCGCCGCCGGGTCTCTCGTCGCTTATTGCTTGCAAATT from Oxynema aestuarii AP17 harbors:
- the gatA gene encoding Asp-tRNA(Asn)/Glu-tRNA(Gln) amidotransferase subunit GatA; its protein translation is MASIREIHKQLIKKERSAVEITKETLERIEALEPKLHSFLTITADGALAQARQVDAKIAAGEDIGLLEGIPIAVKDNLCTEGIRTTCGSKILENYIPPYESTVTQKLRDAGAVVVGKTNLDEFAMGSSTENSAFGLTANPWDLDRVPGGSSGGSAAAVAAEECTVALGSDTGGSIRQPASFCGVVGMKPTYGLVSRYGLVAYASSLDQIGPFGRTVEDAATLLQHIAGYDRKDATSLNVSIPDYLKSVKPNLKPKGQRRIGIIKETFGEGLDPQVERAVTASMELLQELGAEIQVVSCPRFRYGLPTYYILAPSEASANLARYDGVKYGFRAENAENLGEMYAKTRAQGFGAEVKRRIAIGTYALSAGYYDAYYLKAQKVRTLIKEDFDRAFAQVDVLVCPTAPTTAIKAGEKTDDPLSMYLLDLMTIPVNLAGLPAISLPCGFDDKGLPIGMQLIGNVLREDLLFEVAYAYEQATEWHLRKPTQV
- a CDS encoding alpha/beta hydrolase, with the protein product MKSLAWLASSWKWPIAIALMGAIAYGGICLYLFARQNRFIFFPTRAIHTSPADYGVAYEDIWLDIPDNRKGERIHGWWLPHPEGERPTGVLLYLHGNGSNVGANLEAALRFREFGFSVLLVDYRGYGRSQGDFPTETSVYRDAERAWDYLTRERGIQPGEIFIYGHSLGGAVAIDLAARNPNAAGAIVEASFTSMRDMVDYQYPFFQVFPVDFLLTHEFDSLSKVRTLNMPILFVHGARDAVVPASMSARLYDAAPEPKRLLMIPEADHHNIGAIARERYFKAMEDLVAITNPLEAKNP